The genomic stretch attaaaggtgttatttgtaagaaaagttaatttttgagtttcattccccCAGTCGATGGCAGCCGACCCGTCCAACAATCCAAAagtggaatgagactcaaaaatcaactttttcttacaaacagcacctttaatattgtaaatattaaacttcTGAGGTTGAATTTCTTCTGTGTAGacttccaaaactacatagtgcccctttaatgaatggtGCTTTTAATTTGATTGCATAGtcattttatgtactgtgtCGCTCATTGATTGGTTTTGGATTTTGTCAGTGTCAGTCTTCCATATGTGATAGTGGATTATCTGTGTGTGCTCTGTCTGCAGCATGTGTCCTGCTTGATTTCAGGTCTGTGCTGCCGCTGGGCTGCACCACACCTCCTCTATAAATTGCTCCATCTGATCCGCCTGTTGCCACTTTGTAATCTGCCTGTGAGGATTTGTTTACGCACGGAGACGCGCAGAGGACCAACATGAAGCACCTCGGGGGGAATATCCTGATTTTGTCGTTTGCTTTACTCGCTTCAGGTAcagtcaagaaaacaaaatccacttttttcttgtgtgtgtgttttgatattttaactGATggtggctgattttttttatttatttattttttttcttttttctttttttccaataCAGCGGCTCAAGCGGCTCAAGCGCCCAAGAAATGTGGCGCACCAGTCGTGTTCCCGCACACCAAGCTGGCCAGTAAatacagcagcaggcagcagttCAACAGCGGGGAGAAGGTTTATTATGACTGTGACGACGACTTCACCCCAGTATTCAGAAGCATCCGAGTGGTGCAGTGTCTTAATGGAGGCTGGACCAAACTGAATCTAAAGTGTGAAAGTAAGTTCTTAACTCGCGTGTTGGTAAAGAGAAggttaaatgttgtttttcttgcagatgactgattttttttttttgtgagataCAAGCAGTTACTGTGATTTAAAGCTGCATGAGGCCCCCCGGTGGTCATGTGAGGACACCTAcatgtgatttttaaaatgaggtTAAAATTCAAGCACCAACaaaacttttcattaaaataaaaatgtgaaaatactttagaattaaaaaaaaaagaaagaaggaaagatgTGGATTTATTTATGCATCACTTCATTAAAGGGGTAGGTTGGCATTTTTCTCAAGCTTGGAACACTTTAATTGATTTTCAGTCATTAATAGTGCAAATAGACCAAAGtttcaacattactgtgtcttCATCCTGTCCCCTTTATTCCTATAAGAGCTGAGAGGCACCTaattctactactactactactacttttttctattttagttcatttttagtACGCTCTCATACTCATCTTACTTCTGTTGTTGTTCTATTAGGCACTGGTTTCTGCATTTTTACTCCTTAAACATGTTATATTTAGTAGATTTTgtatatttaacttttattctCATAAAAAAAACTGCGCCCAGTGCGTGACCCCGACCGAGGAAACCCGCAGGCTGTTACTGTAATTTCTTTAGAACAATCTCTGGAACAACGAGTTCTTTcaggattaataaagtcttATCGCATCTTATCTTAATACTGCTATACATTCATAAGAGTCTTTTGTTACTGTTATTGTTCCTTCTGGCCGTGAAGAGACTAAactgtcttaaaaaaaaaaaaaaatccctcataCTGCCTTTATGTTCACAGTCCTCAACTAACTTTCTGGTGTTTTGTTTGCTGGTGCTGATATTTTAGAGGAAATGGAGTAGTGTGTGTACGCGTATTCTGACAAAACCACAGTAAAACTACACAGGTGTGATAATTATAGGTTAACCAAATCTGCACAACAGCTATACCCCAATAGGAGGAGCTGTGTCCTTTTGAAGGAgagctaataataataataataataataataatgtaaaataaaaaagtaatcataagattataaaacattacataaaaaGCCAGATTGAAGGTcgatttttattttccatttttaaacaagATTGACTTCCAGCTCCTCTCAGATCCTCCAGACGGCTGCTCCAGCagaatttgtattttaatgatttCACAAACTCTGTCGTGTTAACGTACCAGTCTGCGCCGTCACAGCAGGCTAATCCCTGACCCAATAACACCCAATCTAATTCATCTTGCACGACTGCTGCAGGTACTTGAAAGTACCTCTGTACAACTCCTATCAGTCGGCTCCAGTATGAAACTAATGCATCAAATCATTTTGACGTAGAATGAGACGAATCTTCTGTGATTGTAACGGCTGCTTGGGGTCAGACACAAGTAGAGAAAAACAGGCCGACCAGATGTTTGCCATCACGGGGTCTTCAACCTGACTCTTCCAGCAGAAGAACATTAAATTACATTGCTGAGCCTCACAGTTAAGCTtcaaacattttccattttagaAACTCCCCCCCCACATCAGATCCTTCTGGCAAATCTCACTCAGGTCGGCGAGTCAGCTTTGCTGCAGCTTACTGAATCCGAGCTGTTTGGCAactttgtaaaataaagaagtctctgtccttttttcttttctttttttcaccctGCAAATCACATTTCACCCCTGATTCATGTTCTGATTGGCCTTTTACTCTCTACGTATCTAATTTCTAACAGAGAGATCATGTGGCAATGCCGGGGAGCTGGCCAACGGACAGTTCAACTATGAAGGGGACTCACTCATCGGGGAGAAAGTTATTGCTGTATGCAATGACGGGTAAGTGGAAGCCTGACAGAAATCTTGTTTACAAGCCTCTGAATTTGTGTTTGACCACACAACATATCTCCATGTTGACAGATACACAGTGAAAGGACTCAACTATATGGTCTGCAAGAGGGCTGGCTGGAGTGGTGACGTCCCGATTTGTGAAGGTGAGCAGCAGAGCATCAGAGCTTCCTTACTCTGAAACTCACTCATGACGTTTGTGGTTGCTGCACCTTGAGAGTGGGCGGTGTTGAGTTAAGATTGAGTAACTGCTCTCTGAATGTGACGCACAATAACATTACTAGTTTAATCCCTTGAATATGATCTTCCGTCATACTTATAatgttgtgaaaacaaagatttaGTCGTTCATGGTTAAGTCTGGGAAGCGCTGGGAAGTTCACCCCAAATTTTTGTAATTTATCTGCTCATCCCCATGCTggtggaaagtcgggtgaagtttcacagtccacaaaacatatcTGGAGCTGCACAGCAAAAAAAGCGTTGCAGtatctcctgaacaactgaagaagatggagaaacataaaataaacaaaacaaaaaagacataaaatggctccatacagcttgccCAGTGTAATCCAAGACTCTGGAAGCGTCAGAGATCCCAAAcagatttgaaaagatgttatttacaccatttattttaaaagctgaactcttcactgtagctgctaagcttaaAGCATTAGCAAGAAGTGGGTGTAAATAAACACGAGGCTTCAGATGTGTCTCACCTGTAAGTAGCGGAAAAAGCGACCATGAGGGAGACTGGTTAAGATCTTATATCTGTGGTCGAAATTCTTATATAGAAGTGAACAAATGAAAGATGAATCACAAAAAGGTTCTTTGTTTATTATTCACTTTTATTATACCACTTTATTGAAATTGCACAGAGTCGACCAATTTCAGCTGATAGGCCAGCCCCACACCAGGTCGCTCTGGGTGAGACTGACCATGAGTGTCAGAGAAAGTCATAGTTTGTAGCACACTCAGAGATACCTTGAGAAAGGGAGATTTCATAAAACAATATCCAGACGGCCTTGGATGATGTAGCCACAACAGCCGACAAGCATCCGTGGAGCACAGTGCGCCATTGTGTACAAACACTTTCCCATAAATCAGCGAGGTCATCAGAATGCATGTTAATAAACAGCTAGTGCACCAGAATCTCACCTGTGGCCTGTATCTGAGGTGTCCCGAGCTAAATGTACCGACTTGAAGATACTTTTCAATGCAGTGAATTTTTCATGTGCTACCAGTAAACCCAGAGGAAAGGATGGGCTGTTTAACATAATTTTAATCTCCTCCAGAGGGACGGCCCACCTGCTCCCCCCCTGCAGTGGCCAACTCTGCGAGCAGCCGTGGAGACGTTTCTGTCCACCAGGTGGGAGACAGCGTGACCTTCACCTGCAGTCAGGGTTTCCAGCTGGATGGAGCTCAGCAGATCACATGTGGTGCCGATGGCCAGTGGCAGCCTCAACCCCCTCGGTGCCTGCCTTCACCTGAAACAACTGCGTCCCCTGCTAGAACCCTGATACCTGCTAAACCTATGTTCCCTGCTAAACCTATTTTACCTGCTAGAGAAAGTGAGTTAGCAAGTGGATGTGGTGTGCCAGTTACCAGCAGCAACTCCCACGCCAGCCTGGCAGATAAATACATCCTGAAGACATCTTTCGGGTCCGGTGACCGAGTCCAGTACGTGTGTGAGGTCGGATACATTCAGGCAGGCGGCAGCAGGTATCGCACGTGTAGCAAAGGAAAGTGGACGCCGCTGTGGCTGAGATGTGAACGTAAGAACTTTTTATTTTAGCCTTTTTGTTTCAAGCTTTATAAACGTTTTTCTATAATGCTGAAGATCTTCCACCTGCATTCTATGATTCTTGAACATCCAACCGTCCGTGGCTGAAAGTTGTTGCTCTTTTTAAAGGATGATTCCAGCGTTTTTGCATGTTTCACTACTGTTAAACATTTTCCATATCATGCTTCAGTGAGTCAGCTTCTTTAATtggttgttttaaatgtttgcaaCCTTCAAGGCAACCAATTAATTTTCAGCTTAACCCAAGAACGCTTATTATATCAAGGCTTGAAATTGCTCACAGGGGATCTACCACAATgagcagtgaaagtgaaaccttcaaaatgcttgttttgtccaaccaacagcataaaaatctcctcaaaatcattaaaatagtTGAAGAAAAGTTGCCAGTTTTTtgtcaatcaactaatcataTCAGCTGTAGTTGTAAATGCTGATGTGAAGTTCAGTTCataacaaaacattgttttttttaagatctTCATATGCTTTGTGTGcaaaaatgtctatttttagAGTAACCAGTAACTAATGTTGTCAAATGACGATATTTCCGTCTGAAATCTAGTGTAGTAGACAGtggaataaaaacattcaaGCAAAGTACAAGTCCCTCAAATTTGTACTAAACAACAGCACTTGATTTAAATATACTTacttacattccaccactgcaaGTCTCAAGGAAATTTTCATACTGTGGCGAAAGAAACACAAATCACTGGTTCCCTGGAAAACGAGGGGGAGGTCCTGCTGAGAAGTTTTATTATATTGTCTTTGATGCGCcgcatgtaaataaatatattttacaagGTCATAATGAGCTGTTAAACTCTTaaaccttcctcctcctgtttcatCCTCAAAAGGAAAGCCATGTGGCTCAGCAGGAGAGATCTTTAACGGCCGGTTTGAATACAGTGGAGTCGAGTTTGGAGACACTGCTAAGGCCGTCTGTGACGAGGGGTAAGGAAGTGCATACTTTGCCGTTTTTCCTGCATACTGTTTCTAAACTatgattttgaaaatgtgacttGACAAACATCCTTTCATCAGGTATAATCTCGTGGGAAAGGCAACCAGAACCTGCATGACTAAAGGCTGGGACGGCCGCATTCCCGTCTGTGAAGGTGAAGTGAACTATCTTAGTATCATTCCTGAGGCCATCTTTAATTTCTTGTCCTCTTCAGCTGTGCCAACACTACTGTTATCTCTTCCAGCTGTGCAGTGCGGAGAGCCTCCACAAGTGATGAATGCAGATATGAGAGGCCCCCGGGAGCCGCCTTATGCATACAGGACTGTTGTCCGCTATCAGTGTCGTGCGGGAACCTTTAATGGATTAAGTGAGATTTGGTGTACCGAGGATGGGACATGGAGTTCTCCTCCTACATGCAAAGGTCCTTGACGCTATTAGTGACACggcactaaaaaaaaaaaaagaacaacattCCCTTTTGACTAGCTAGAATTAAAACCAATCCGTTTCCTTACAGAAATGACATGTCCACCTCCAAGAGTGCCCGGGGGCTCCTGGGCAGGAGCTCGGAATGAACCATATCAGTTCAGGGACACCATATCGATCGAGTGTGACCGGCCTTACAGAAGGGACGGCCCGAGAATGGTTACCTGTGGGAGGGATGGCCAGTGGTACCCTGGCCTCCCCAGATGTTTGGCTTTAAGCCCACGCACATGTAAGTAATCAATAGTTGTACAACCCCTGTTCCAAAAAGGTGGTGTGCTGTgtgaaatataaattaaaagCCCTTTTTGAAGATGCCCCATTCATAGCCTATAGTCACATtgcggccattttcctctgatgtcacactcggggtgggaagctcaaatgttgtactgCCATGTTCCAGGTAGCAATTTGAAGCGTTTTTACCACTTGCTGATTGATTTAGCAACTGAAAATACAATGGATGGTGAAAGTgtggagggacatcaggccatatttcagggaaaaatgacacatttcacAACCCTATTAGCATTAAACCATTAACATAACAGTTTAATTAAATCCAGTGTGCTTCACTTCCTGGCTTCAATAGACGTGTCCAAGCTGTCGGCTGATATTTTAGCATTAAATTTACATCTTTTATcgtgtaacactatcaaaccATAACGTTAGCTAGACAATGGTTCAACGCGAACGTTAGCTGTTGTCGCACAGAAGCTAATGGATATTGAACACGGCAGCATGACccagcatttgagcttcccaccccgAGCGTGACGTCACAGGAAAATAGCTGGCGTGTGAATATGCTttatacccaatcatgatactatcacccGTTTCAAAATTGACACATTaaccctttgttttttttctttaaactttcCAATTTAAGCAGAcgtttacaaaaaatatttgtcaaaaGGATTAGTCGGTTATCATTCTGTTATTTATAGTTGGAACACACAGCATCACAAAAACTTTAGAATCGGGGTTGTATATTAACTTTTCAATATAcagttttaca from Pagrus major chromosome 7, Pma_NU_1.0 encodes the following:
- the LOC140999583 gene encoding complement component receptor 1-like protein, giving the protein MKHLGGNILILSFALLASAAQAAQAPKKCGAPVVFPHTKLASKYSSRQQFNSGEKVYYDCDDDFTPVFRSIRVVQCLNGGWTKLNLKCEKRSCGNAGELANGQFNYEGDSLIGEKVIAVCNDGYTVKGLNYMVCKRAGWSGDVPICEEGRPTCSPPAVANSASSRGDVSVHQVGDSVTFTCSQGFQLDGAQQITCGADGQWQPQPPRCLPSPETTASPARTLIPAKPMFPAKPILPARESELASGCGVPVTSSNSHASLADKYILKTSFGSGDRVQYVCEVGYIQAGGSRYRTCSKGKWTPLWLRCERKPCGSAGEIFNGRFEYSGVEFGDTAKAVCDEGYNLVGKATRTCMTKGWDGRIPVCEAVQCGEPPQVMNADMRGPREPPYAYRTVVRYQCRAGTFNGLSEIWCTEDGTWSSPPTCKEMTCPPPRVPGGSWAGARNEPYQFRDTISIECDRPYRRDGPRMVTCGRDGQWYPGLPRCLALSPRTSHRMNRWH